One genomic window of Aptenodytes patagonicus chromosome 3, bAptPat1.pri.cur, whole genome shotgun sequence includes the following:
- the RD3 gene encoding protein RD3 — translation MSLASWFRWNEPPNRISQRNPTEMVVETLMMELSWQTKQAEKQQRERENEYRKIKTGVDYGWLVSYPKQSYDISPGERLQLEDMCTKIHPSYCGPVILRFRQLIAEYEPEVQEVSRLFRSVLQEAAEKIKEEEEAKKLARQWNTKNKTSLSLTTFKSRSRISPFISDIKTISEDVERGTQPTRRVWSMPEFRNAKDY, via the exons ATGTCACTGGCATCCTGGTTCAGGTGGAATGAGCCCCCAAACCGCATTTCCCAGAGGAACCCCACAGAAATGGTGGTTGAGACGCTAATGATGGAGCTGAGCTGGCAGACCAAgcaggcagagaagcagcagcgAGAGCGGGAGAATGAGTATCGCAAGATCAAGACTGGGGTGGACTACGGCTGGCTGGTCAGCTATCCAAAGCAGAGCTATGATATCAGCCCAGGAGAACGGCTGCAGCTGGAGGATATGTGTACCAAAATACATCCTTCCTACTGTGGGCCTGTCATACTCAG ATTCCGGCAACTCATTGCTGAATATGAACCAGAAGTGCAGGAAGTATCCCGGCTTTTCCGCTCTGTCCTGCAGGAAGCTGCCGAGAAGatcaaagaggaggaagaggccaaGAAGCTTGCCAGGCAGTGGaacacaaagaacaaaaccagccTCTCCTTAACAACATTTAAATCCCGGTCCAGGATTTCCCCATTCATCAGTGACATCAAGACCATCTCTGAGGATGTGGAACGGGGCACCCAGCCCACCAGGAGGGTCTGGAGCATGCCAGAATTTCGGAATGCCAAGGATTACTGA